One Lysinibacillus sp. OF-1 DNA segment encodes these proteins:
- a CDS encoding LysR family transcriptional regulator, with product MEIRHLHYFMAVCEELHFTKAAEKLGISQPTLSQQIRVLEDELGMPLFDRIGKKIVATEAGSLLFSYATEMLTTLQNVKDAINDLQELQRGQISVGIMPSDLDYRITQLVIDFHQKFPKVKLKILASIDIMRQVLENEVDIGIGTNVEPDDRLVIIPLRREEYVLTVSQEHPLANQTAITIAELKGLPMVMYPEGFFGREIVEEAVKKHGFQLHSILETSSVTSIMNLVRANIGATVQPYHLIQQINDPTLCSIRISDGAPSRSLSIIYRVDRYVSQATTAFIKQIKEYFKA from the coding sequence GTGGAAATACGTCATTTACACTATTTTATGGCAGTCTGTGAGGAGTTACATTTTACAAAAGCTGCTGAGAAACTTGGCATTTCTCAGCCAACATTAAGTCAGCAAATACGCGTGCTTGAGGACGAGTTAGGTATGCCATTGTTTGATCGGATTGGAAAAAAGATTGTTGCAACAGAGGCTGGCTCTCTATTATTTAGCTATGCTACGGAAATGCTCACAACATTACAAAATGTTAAAGATGCTATCAATGATTTACAGGAGCTGCAAAGAGGACAAATAAGTGTTGGCATTATGCCATCTGATTTAGATTATCGGATTACACAGCTTGTCATTGACTTTCATCAAAAATTTCCGAAAGTAAAACTGAAGATACTGGCTTCTATTGATATTATGCGGCAGGTTCTTGAAAATGAAGTGGATATTGGCATTGGGACGAATGTGGAGCCAGATGATCGTTTGGTAATCATTCCTTTACGTAGAGAGGAGTATGTACTGACCGTTTCACAGGAGCACCCATTGGCGAATCAAACCGCTATCACCATTGCTGAATTGAAAGGCCTGCCTATGGTGATGTATCCAGAAGGCTTCTTTGGCAGAGAGATTGTAGAGGAGGCTGTAAAAAAACATGGTTTTCAGCTTCATTCTATTCTTGAAACAAGCTCTGTCACGTCGATTATGAATCTTGTTCGTGCCAATATTGGTGCGACAGTGCAACCATACCATCTAATCCAACAAATAAATGATCCTACTTTGTGTAGTATACGTATTTCAGATGGAGCACCTAGCCGTAGCTTGTCTATCATTTACCGAGTAGATCGCTATGTCAGCCAAGCAACAACAGCATTTATTAAACAAATTAAAGAATATTTCAAGGCTTGA
- a CDS encoding MFS transporter, translating into MEITITEKGYSKDFFIMVVGQIISILGSALLRFALSLFVLDMTGRADLFALLFAISCLPILLTPFGGAIADRFNRRNLMVLFDFISSAIVFIFFFVLLTDNHSVLSIGFVMVLLSLVSAMYTPAVMASIPILVSEQKLEQANGIVNGVQALAGVTAPVLGGILYGVLGLKMLVIVSGFLFFFTAIVEMFMTIPFIKRDYDGHLVQILMKDMKEGFTYVVKQTFILKCTLLAALLNLLLTPLFVVGVPIILRVTMESSDALYGIGMGIIDLATILGALTMGYFAQKLRIHNLYIWVLLSALLVIPMAMAVLPRMLLVGYYPSYGIFIGCAVVIAMMMTIISIYVMTLVQKQTPNDKLGKVMAIMMAVSQCMAPLGQIGYGMLFEVFQGRIYIPVLMIAVCVLLLAFITNRVWRFETK; encoded by the coding sequence ATGGAAATAACAATAACAGAAAAGGGCTATTCGAAAGATTTTTTTATAATGGTAGTTGGGCAAATTATTTCTATTTTGGGCTCTGCACTTTTAAGATTTGCTTTGTCACTTTTTGTGTTAGATATGACAGGACGCGCAGATCTTTTCGCTTTGCTTTTTGCTATTTCATGCCTACCTATTTTACTTACGCCATTTGGTGGTGCTATAGCAGATCGATTCAATCGACGTAATTTAATGGTCCTATTTGATTTTATCAGTAGTGCTATTGTCTTTATTTTCTTTTTCGTGTTACTGACAGACAATCATTCCGTGTTATCGATAGGGTTTGTTATGGTGCTGTTATCACTTGTCAGTGCAATGTATACACCAGCCGTAATGGCTAGTATCCCTATATTGGTTAGTGAACAGAAACTAGAACAAGCCAATGGCATTGTCAACGGAGTGCAGGCTTTGGCAGGTGTGACTGCACCTGTACTAGGGGGAATTTTATATGGTGTGCTCGGCCTAAAAATGCTGGTCATTGTAAGTGGTTTTTTATTCTTCTTTACAGCTATTGTAGAAATGTTTATGACGATTCCCTTTATAAAGCGAGACTACGATGGGCATTTGGTGCAAATATTAATGAAGGATATGAAAGAAGGCTTTACCTATGTCGTGAAGCAAACATTTATTTTAAAATGCACGCTACTAGCTGCTTTATTGAATTTATTATTGACACCGCTTTTTGTTGTGGGCGTACCGATTATCCTTCGCGTCACAATGGAAAGTAGTGATGCATTATATGGAATAGGTATGGGTATCATTGATTTGGCAACCATTTTAGGAGCATTAACGATGGGCTATTTTGCACAAAAGCTTCGTATTCACAACCTCTACATTTGGGTGTTGCTGTCGGCATTATTAGTCATTCCTATGGCGATGGCTGTGTTGCCTCGAATGTTACTAGTAGGCTATTATCCTTCATACGGCATCTTTATTGGGTGTGCCGTTGTGATTGCGATGATGATGACGATCATTTCCATTTACGTGATGACCCTTGTCCAAAAGCAAACACCAAATGATAAATTAGGGAAGGTCATGGCAATTATGATGGCAGTATCACAATGTATGGCTCCACTTGGGCAAATAGGGTATGGTATGTTGTTCGAGGTCTTTCAAGGTAGGATTTATATACCTGTTCTCATGATAGCTGTATGTGTACTATTGTTAGCGTTCATAACGAACAGAGTATGGCGATTTGAGACTAAATGA
- a CDS encoding multicopper oxidase family protein encodes MQINPSDPATIPKFVDELPKPMIAKPKYSRGQQKNDYYELVMMEGEHRFHKHFPKTYIWGYNGLYPGPTIEATKDKTIYVKYKNQLPLQHFLPVDFTLHAANDSQEVRTVTHLHGANVDWESDGHPEAWYTRDYRHTGPKFNKEIHEYTNHQPGTTMWYHDHAMALTRLNVYAGLAGFYLLRDALEERANLPCGDYEYPVLIQDKSFNEDGSLFYPDEPPFPVPVHPSITPGFVGNTIVVNGKLWPYLDVEPRKYRFRFLNGSNRRGYVISLSNGQPMFQIGTDGGFLSAPQLIQSVELLPAERTDVIIDFSNCAGQEITLINADTDFSNEHTNVIMQFRVTVPLKCEDTSDIPERLAVTMDLHTHHAHIERQLPLTATTDEFGRPMLLLNDRMYHDPATEKPSLDSVEIWNFINATPFLHPIHLHLIQFKILERRPFNLELYQNEGIIEFTGPPEEPRDYERGWKDTVKADAGKVTKIIMHWKDHIGHYMWHCHFLEHEDHDMMRPILVMKDVHAVQQPHAAIEHPAQHQEATATTNPTETTSTTHHNESPAPLLNAIAQEEESAAPTSEKESLAVHVGNNAQFRPPLLFPFLPTQAPTNRQRRHRARRF; translated from the coding sequence ATGCAAATTAACCCTTCTGATCCAGCAACTATTCCAAAATTTGTAGATGAACTTCCAAAACCAATGATAGCTAAACCCAAATATAGTAGAGGGCAACAAAAAAATGATTATTATGAATTAGTCATGATGGAAGGCGAGCACCGTTTTCATAAGCATTTCCCCAAAACATACATTTGGGGCTATAACGGGCTTTATCCAGGACCAACCATTGAAGCTACTAAAGACAAAACCATTTACGTGAAATATAAAAATCAGCTACCCTTACAGCACTTTTTACCCGTAGATTTTACACTTCATGCCGCCAACGATTCTCAAGAGGTAAGAACCGTCACTCACTTACATGGCGCCAATGTGGATTGGGAGAGTGATGGTCATCCAGAAGCATGGTACACAAGAGACTATCGGCATACTGGGCCAAAATTTAATAAGGAAATACATGAATATACAAATCATCAGCCTGGCACTACCATGTGGTATCATGACCATGCAATGGCCTTAACACGTTTAAATGTCTATGCAGGATTAGCAGGCTTTTATTTACTGAGAGACGCACTTGAGGAACGCGCTAATTTACCATGTGGAGACTACGAATATCCGGTTTTAATACAAGATAAATCCTTTAATGAGGATGGCTCGTTGTTTTATCCTGATGAACCACCATTCCCAGTCCCCGTTCACCCCTCCATTACACCTGGTTTTGTTGGTAATACAATCGTAGTGAACGGAAAATTATGGCCTTACTTAGATGTAGAGCCACGTAAATATAGATTTCGTTTTCTTAATGGTTCCAATCGGAGGGGCTATGTTATCAGCCTGTCAAATGGTCAGCCAATGTTTCAAATTGGTACAGATGGCGGTTTCTTATCCGCCCCCCAACTGATCCAATCTGTCGAGTTGTTGCCAGCAGAACGTACAGATGTGATTATCGATTTTTCAAACTGTGCGGGACAGGAAATCACCTTAATCAATGCGGATACAGATTTCAGTAATGAACACACAAATGTCATTATGCAGTTTAGAGTCACAGTACCTTTAAAATGTGAAGATACAAGTGATATTCCTGAAAGGCTAGCCGTTACGATGGATCTCCATACACACCATGCACATATTGAAAGACAACTGCCCTTGACAGCTACAACTGATGAATTTGGACGCCCCATGTTATTATTAAATGACCGTATGTACCATGACCCAGCAACAGAAAAACCATCTTTAGATAGTGTGGAAATATGGAATTTTATTAATGCTACACCTTTTCTTCACCCTATTCACTTACATCTCATTCAATTTAAAATTTTGGAGCGAAGACCCTTTAATCTGGAACTTTATCAAAATGAAGGCATTATAGAATTCACAGGGCCACCTGAGGAGCCACGTGACTATGAGCGAGGCTGGAAGGATACAGTGAAAGCTGATGCAGGTAAGGTAACGAAAATTATTATGCATTGGAAAGATCATATTGGTCATTATATGTGGCATTGTCACTTCCTTGAGCACGAGGACCATGATATGATGCGGCCAATCCTCGTCATGAAAGACGTCCATGCAGTCCAGCAGCCACATGCTGCCATCGAACATCCAGCACAACATCAAGAAGCGACTGCTACAACAAATCCTACTGAAACTACCAGTACTACACATCATAACGAGTCTCCAGCACCGCTATTAAACGCCATAGCACAGGAGGAAGAGAGTGCGGCTCCTACGAGTGAAAAGGAATCGCTGGCTGTCCATGTAGGCAATAATGCACAGTTTAGGCCACCACTTCTCTTCCCATTCTTGCCTACGCAGGCTCCTACTAACAGGCAGAGGCGTCATAGAGCGAGAAGATTTTAA
- a CDS encoding tetratricopeptide repeat-containing diguanylate cyclase — protein sequence MKLTLEELNKTIMEMRTKGFLTEALKLADQGLLVALESENYAYVLDLYYQKILVHHSLGDTLSMVSLMHDYEAICQKYGSSKDLMHYHLIMSLIYDLVGIREKTVEMTKKSIAYAQELQDAIMLVRCHNNLCYLEVEKGCTKEALQAGLLARTYNQSLSKTMPDLAKLHDIRINNNLADVYILEGDFKTGKALLDSTLSSDIIHQHKREKVAALFGYGFLYEKQQKLEEAVPYYKKAVELAKSYGDKPTTKKVMRLLLDVLYQLNWRDEIFDVQREYIDLTEKMSVANLLQQVMNLEFKRQKEKLEKKAHYDPLTGVLNRHFLDHELHEWLNIAEMTQSYVCITVLDIDHFKLFNDMHGHLFGDMALQLLAKGLKNFLHKEDVKIIRYGGDEFILCIKHQQKDYIKTLVNNTHAYLLTLKLEQEHQSYPLKVSMGACVNNQQNYQYKELFERADSCLYEAKDNGRASYVLCELS from the coding sequence GTGAAATTAACATTAGAAGAGTTAAATAAAACGATTATGGAAATGCGCACGAAGGGGTTTTTAACGGAAGCATTAAAACTAGCGGATCAAGGTCTTTTAGTCGCATTAGAGAGCGAAAATTATGCATATGTATTGGATTTGTACTATCAAAAAATACTAGTTCACCATTCTTTAGGTGACACCTTAAGCATGGTCAGTCTTATGCATGATTATGAGGCGATTTGTCAAAAATATGGTTCTAGCAAAGATTTAATGCATTATCATTTAATCATGTCTTTAATCTATGACTTGGTAGGCATACGTGAAAAAACAGTAGAGATGACGAAGAAATCGATCGCCTATGCACAAGAGTTGCAGGACGCCATCATGCTTGTTCGGTGTCATAATAATTTATGTTATTTAGAGGTGGAGAAGGGCTGTACGAAGGAAGCACTTCAAGCAGGGCTTTTAGCTAGAACATATAATCAGTCCTTATCTAAGACAATGCCCGATCTTGCAAAATTACATGATATTCGTATTAATAATAATTTAGCAGATGTTTATATTTTAGAAGGGGATTTTAAAACGGGGAAGGCCTTGCTGGACAGCACGTTATCCTCTGACATTATTCATCAGCATAAACGCGAAAAAGTAGCTGCGTTGTTTGGCTATGGCTTTTTATATGAAAAGCAGCAAAAGCTTGAAGAAGCCGTCCCCTATTATAAAAAGGCTGTAGAGCTTGCTAAATCCTACGGGGATAAACCGACAACGAAAAAAGTCATGCGTTTACTGTTAGATGTATTGTATCAATTGAATTGGCGGGATGAAATTTTTGATGTACAGCGTGAATATATTGATCTTACAGAAAAAATGAGTGTTGCGAATTTACTACAGCAAGTCATGAATTTGGAATTTAAGCGTCAAAAGGAGAAGCTTGAGAAAAAAGCCCATTATGATCCATTAACGGGCGTGTTAAATCGTCATTTTTTGGATCATGAGCTACATGAATGGTTAAACATAGCCGAAATGACGCAATCATATGTGTGTATTACGGTACTAGATATTGATCATTTTAAATTGTTTAATGATATGCATGGTCATCTGTTTGGGGATATGGCTTTACAGCTTTTAGCCAAGGGCTTGAAGAACTTTTTACATAAGGAAGATGTGAAAATTATTCGGTATGGCGGAGATGAATTTATCCTTTGTATCAAGCATCAACAAAAGGACTATATCAAAACACTTGTCAACAACACGCATGCTTATTTACTCACTTTAAAGCTAGAACAAGAGCATCAAAGCTATCCGTTAAAGGTGAGTATGGGTGCTTGTGTCAACAATCAGCAAAATTATCAGTATAAAGAGTTATTTGAGCGAGCAGATAGCTGTTTGTACGAAGCGAAAGATAATGGCCGTGCCAGCTATGTTCTGTGCGAACTATCATAA
- a CDS encoding cell wall elongation regulator TseB-like domain-containing protein: MKNWLIFISVFIVSLSLVISILVLWKAEAPFRSIEEKAEQLALDAKALAIVSESYTYNGKHSYVTVFGVDEYGDKKAVFVPTNLDEDSIQEVLLEDGITEKQALSVFKNEGNVQKVLHMKLGYEEPGAVWEITYLNNHDQLNYVYIMFKDGDWWKRITNL, encoded by the coding sequence ATGAAAAACTGGTTAATTTTCATTTCTGTCTTTATTGTTTCATTGTCACTTGTCATTAGCATTTTAGTACTCTGGAAAGCCGAGGCTCCGTTCCGTTCAATTGAAGAGAAGGCTGAACAGTTGGCACTCGATGCCAAAGCCCTCGCAATTGTCTCGGAGTCCTACACATATAATGGCAAACATTCGTATGTTACTGTGTTCGGGGTAGACGAATACGGTGATAAAAAAGCTGTCTTTGTTCCAACGAATCTAGATGAGGATTCCATTCAGGAAGTGTTATTAGAAGATGGTATTACGGAAAAGCAAGCATTATCGGTTTTTAAAAATGAAGGAAATGTACAAAAAGTCCTCCACATGAAATTAGGTTATGAGGAACCTGGCGCTGTTTGGGAGATTACCTATCTAAACAACCATGATCAGCTCAACTATGTCTATATCATGTTTAAGGATGGCGACTGGTGGAAGCGCATTACGAATTTATAA
- a CDS encoding pyridoxal phosphate-dependent aminotransferase, producing MKNLLATRVKTLTPSSTLAITAKAKALKEQGIDVIGLGAGEPDFNTPQNILNAAIDSMEKGLTKYTPAGGLPVLKKAIIDKLQRDNNLAYQSNEVIVGVGAKHILYTLFQVILNEGDEVIIPIPYWVSYPEQVKLAGGVPVYVEGTREQSYKITADQLRAAVTDKTKAVIINSPSNPSGMIYSREELAELAAVAEEKDILIVSDEIYEKLVYNGIEHFSIAQLSDAVKARTIVVNGVAKSHSMTGWRIGYAAGDADIVKAMTDLASHSTSNATTTAQYATVEAYNGPQDAVEEMRQAFESRLEKIYPQLSAIPGFHVLKPQGAFYLLPDVAEAMAHTGYDSVDTFAADILTEANVAVIPGSGFGAPTTMRLSYATSLELLEEAVRRIDAFVKSKWQD from the coding sequence ATGAAAAATTTATTAGCAACACGTGTAAAAACTTTAACACCATCTTCAACATTAGCTATTACTGCGAAAGCAAAAGCATTGAAAGAGCAAGGTATTGATGTTATTGGTCTTGGGGCTGGTGAACCAGACTTTAACACACCTCAAAATATTTTAAATGCAGCCATTGATTCAATGGAAAAAGGATTAACAAAATATACACCTGCTGGCGGACTTCCAGTTTTGAAAAAAGCTATTATTGATAAGCTTCAACGCGATAATAATCTTGCCTATCAATCAAATGAAGTCATTGTCGGCGTAGGGGCAAAGCATATTTTATATACGCTATTCCAAGTTATTTTAAACGAGGGCGATGAGGTTATCATTCCAATTCCTTATTGGGTGTCTTATCCAGAACAAGTGAAATTAGCTGGTGGCGTACCTGTATATGTTGAAGGTACACGTGAACAAAGCTATAAAATTACAGCGGATCAACTAAGAGCAGCTGTGACAGATAAAACGAAAGCCGTTATTATCAATTCACCTAGCAACCCATCAGGCATGATTTATTCTCGTGAGGAGCTAGCAGAGCTTGCAGCTGTTGCAGAAGAAAAAGATATTTTAATCGTGTCAGATGAAATTTATGAAAAGCTTGTATACAATGGTATTGAGCATTTTTCAATTGCACAACTTTCTGATGCAGTGAAAGCACGTACAATCGTTGTAAATGGTGTGGCAAAATCTCACTCTATGACAGGCTGGCGTATTGGGTATGCTGCAGGTGACGCAGACATAGTTAAAGCAATGACTGACCTTGCATCACACTCAACATCTAATGCGACAACAACAGCACAATATGCAACTGTGGAGGCGTATAATGGTCCTCAGGATGCAGTAGAAGAAATGCGTCAAGCATTTGAATCTCGTCTTGAAAAAATTTATCCACAGTTAAGTGCAATTCCTGGCTTCCATGTCTTAAAACCACAGGGTGCATTCTACTTATTACCAGACGTAGCAGAAGCTATGGCCCACACTGGCTATGATTCAGTAGATACATTCGCTGCGGATATTTTAACAGAAGCAAACGTAGCAGTGATCCCAGGCTCTGGCTTTGGTGCACCAACTACAATGCGATTATCCTATGCTACATCTTTAGAATTATTAGAAGAGGCAGTCCGTCGTATTGATGCATTTGTAAAATCAAAATGGCAAGACTAA
- the asnS gene encoding asparagine--tRNA ligase: MKKIMIKDMPQHIGETVKIGVWLANKRSSGKIAFLQLRDGSGFVQGVVVKEEVGEEIFATAKGMTQETSMYVTGEVKADERSSFGCELAVTGIEVLHAATDFPITPKEHGPEFLMDNRHLWLRSRKQHAIMKIRNEIIRATYEFFNNNGFTKMDPPILTGSAPEGTSELFHTKYFDEDAYLSQSGQLYMEAAAMALGKVFSFGPTFRAEKSKTRRHLIEFWMIEPEMAFVEFEENLEVQEQYVAHIVQSVLANCKLELERLGRDTSTLENIKAPFPRISYDDAIKLLHEQGFDDIEWGDDFGAPHETAIANSFDKPVFITCYPVGIKPFYMQPHPERDDVVLCADLIAPEGYGEIIGGSERIHDYELLKSRLEEHNLSLDAYAWYLELRKHGSVPHSGFGLGLERTVAWISGTEHIRETIPFPRLLNRLYP; this comes from the coding sequence ATGAAAAAAATTATGATTAAAGATATGCCACAGCATATCGGTGAAACAGTCAAAATTGGCGTTTGGTTAGCTAACAAACGTTCAAGCGGAAAAATCGCGTTCTTACAGCTACGTGATGGTTCTGGCTTTGTACAGGGCGTTGTCGTGAAAGAAGAAGTAGGCGAAGAAATTTTTGCTACGGCAAAAGGAATGACGCAAGAAACGTCTATGTACGTTACGGGCGAAGTGAAAGCTGACGAACGCTCAAGCTTTGGCTGTGAGCTTGCTGTAACAGGTATTGAGGTACTACATGCAGCAACAGATTTCCCAATTACACCAAAAGAACATGGTCCTGAATTTTTAATGGATAACCGTCATTTATGGCTACGCTCTCGTAAACAGCATGCCATAATGAAAATCCGTAACGAAATTATTCGTGCCACATATGAATTTTTCAACAATAATGGTTTTACAAAAATGGACCCACCAATTTTAACAGGATCTGCACCTGAAGGTACTTCAGAGCTATTCCATACAAAATATTTTGATGAAGATGCTTATCTATCTCAATCTGGTCAGCTTTACATGGAAGCGGCTGCAATGGCGTTAGGAAAAGTATTCTCATTCGGTCCAACTTTCCGTGCTGAAAAATCTAAAACACGTCGTCACCTAATCGAGTTTTGGATGATTGAGCCTGAGATGGCATTTGTAGAATTTGAAGAAAACTTAGAAGTACAAGAGCAATATGTAGCGCACATCGTACAATCCGTACTGGCAAACTGCAAATTAGAATTAGAGCGACTTGGCCGTGATACATCGACACTTGAAAACATCAAAGCGCCATTCCCTCGTATTTCGTATGATGATGCGATCAAGCTTTTACATGAACAAGGCTTCGACGATATCGAATGGGGCGATGATTTTGGTGCGCCACATGAAACAGCTATTGCGAATTCATTTGACAAACCAGTATTTATTACTTGTTACCCAGTAGGCATTAAACCATTCTATATGCAACCACATCCAGAGCGTGATGATGTTGTCTTATGTGCTGATTTAATCGCACCAGAGGGTTACGGTGAAATTATTGGTGGTTCTGAGCGTATTCATGACTATGAATTATTAAAATCACGTTTGGAAGAGCATAATCTATCATTAGATGCTTATGCATGGTATTTAGAGCTTCGCAAACATGGTTCTGTCCCACATTCAGGCTTTGGTCTTGGATTAGAGCGAACTGTAGCATGGATTTCTGGCACAGAGCATATCCGTGAAACGATTCCATTCCCACGTTTACTGAACCGCTTATATCCATAA
- a CDS encoding DnaD domain-containing protein: protein MNVNNHRLRTWTEQRMIPIPQLFFQFYKELNMEDEEALIVMHLLAFHMEGNDFPTPNDLKNRLTMSDHDITSRLQRLMQKGFLEISRDVDAGGKLYEKYSVYPLWERIVQMMDMKEQQKTAVTLRQEEGELFRLFEEEMGRLLSPLELEKIGCWLDEDKHSPALIKEALKEAVFAGKLSIRYIDRILLEWKKKNITTPQAAQKQSEQFREKQTFNRAPGRTAQQETTQPTNKVPFYNWLEERE, encoded by the coding sequence ATGAACGTAAATAATCATCGACTCCGTACATGGACTGAGCAGAGAATGATTCCCATTCCTCAGCTTTTTTTTCAGTTTTATAAGGAGTTAAATATGGAAGATGAAGAGGCACTCATTGTCATGCACTTATTAGCCTTTCATATGGAAGGGAATGATTTCCCAACACCTAATGATCTCAAAAATCGCCTCACAATGTCTGACCATGACATCACATCACGTTTACAACGCTTAATGCAAAAAGGTTTTCTTGAAATTTCACGCGATGTTGATGCGGGAGGCAAGCTATATGAAAAATATTCCGTGTACCCACTATGGGAGCGCATTGTGCAGATGATGGATATGAAAGAGCAGCAAAAAACGGCAGTGACACTTCGACAAGAAGAAGGCGAGCTATTCCGTCTATTTGAAGAGGAAATGGGGCGTCTTTTATCTCCTTTAGAGCTTGAAAAAATAGGATGTTGGCTTGATGAGGACAAGCATAGTCCAGCACTCATTAAGGAAGCACTAAAGGAGGCTGTCTTTGCTGGGAAACTGAGTATTCGTTATATTGATCGCATTTTATTAGAGTGGAAAAAGAAAAATATTACGACACCACAAGCCGCACAAAAGCAAAGCGAGCAGTTCCGTGAGAAACAGACATTTAACAGAGCACCAGGGCGGACAGCTCAACAAGAAACAACGCAACCAACGAATAAAGTACCATTTTATAATTGGTTAGAGGAAAGAGAATAG
- the nth gene encoding endonuclease III, which translates to MLTKKQWEHCLEEMDRMFPDAHCELVHDNAFELTIATLLSAQCTDVLVNKVTKTLFQKYKTPEDYLAVSLEELQQDIRSIGLYRNKAKNIQALCQRLLTEYGGEIPATREALVTLPGVGRKTANVVLSVAFDIPALAVDTHVERVSKRLGLCRWKDSVLEVEETIMKKTPMDKWSKTHHQLIFFGRYHCKAQNPGCHACPLLADCREGQKRLKKGLVKEA; encoded by the coding sequence TTGTTAACAAAAAAACAGTGGGAGCATTGTCTAGAAGAGATGGATCGAATGTTTCCAGATGCACATTGTGAGCTCGTGCATGACAATGCCTTTGAGCTGACGATTGCTACATTATTATCCGCACAATGTACAGATGTGTTAGTCAATAAAGTAACGAAAACATTATTTCAAAAATATAAAACGCCAGAAGATTATTTAGCGGTATCCTTAGAGGAGTTACAGCAGGATATTCGTTCTATCGGTCTTTATCGTAATAAGGCAAAGAACATTCAGGCATTATGTCAACGATTGCTCACTGAGTATGGTGGTGAAATACCTGCAACACGTGAAGCACTTGTGACATTACCAGGCGTAGGGCGAAAAACAGCCAATGTCGTGCTTTCCGTTGCCTTTGATATTCCAGCACTTGCAGTGGATACGCATGTGGAGCGAGTTTCAAAACGGCTAGGGCTCTGTCGATGGAAAGATTCGGTGCTTGAAGTAGAAGAAACGATTATGAAAAAAACACCTATGGACAAATGGTCGAAAACACATCACCAGTTAATTTTCTTTGGACGTTATCATTGCAAGGCACAAAATCCTGGGTGTCATGCCTGCCCTTTACTCGCTGATTGTCGTGAAGGTCAAAAACGCTTAAAGAAAGGCTTGGTGAAGGAAGCGTGA
- a CDS encoding YpoC family protein, with translation MNNEAIAKDKVDAWFAQWSTLQAAIHTAHDARNGTAKGLMEQAIELFEQLVQAAGDEVLPINGVERLSFIKAKPGQYACYRQLDELFKETKKRTARLRIQASKS, from the coding sequence GTGAACAATGAGGCTATCGCAAAAGATAAAGTAGATGCATGGTTTGCTCAATGGTCAACCTTGCAAGCAGCGATCCATACAGCCCACGATGCGAGAAACGGTACAGCTAAAGGGCTAATGGAACAAGCCATCGAGCTATTTGAACAACTTGTACAGGCAGCAGGCGATGAGGTGCTACCGATCAATGGTGTTGAAAGACTTTCCTTTATTAAAGCCAAGCCAGGCCAATATGCATGCTACCGTCAGCTAGATGAATTATTCAAAGAAACCAAAAAGCGCACAGCTCGATTGCGAATTCAAGCTAGCAAAAGCTAG